In Zingiber officinale cultivar Zhangliang chromosome 3A, Zo_v1.1, whole genome shotgun sequence, the DNA window tttttaataaaaaattgcaTTTACCTCGTGCAATGGCAGTCGATATTGTAACCCAGAAAGAAATTGATTTATAGAAAGCAAAAGAGCATGGAAGAGAGATGAAACGTTGGGTTGAATGCAAGTTTTGGATAAAAATAGGTCAAATAATTTGGGGTTTGGGTTCGGTCCAATTTAGCCCAAATAACCCAAAGCAATGCTTGGGCCAGGCGTCACGTGCCTGACACGCGCTGTCTCGAGTTAATAGAAGAAAACACCAGCACCTCTTTCCTACTTCGTTGCGGCGAGTCGAGTCGAATTTGTGCCCTGGAGCGGCGATCTCCGCCGGCTTTGTTTTTTGCATCAGGTTCCTCCTCCGAACTCTCCTACTCTTTTTTTCCCGTCACTTTGCTCTTTTAGATCTGGAATGACGACGATGATTATTTTGTTTTATCTCGAAATTTAGGAAAGCctccgatttttttttttcctccggGCGCTCCTATCAGGGGATGACGAGTGATAGCGTGCCCAAATAGTAGTTTTGTGTGCCTCTTCATGGGTAAGCCTTCGGAATCGTCGCCAAGGTCTCGGGTTCAACTCCCGTTTCTCTGTTAAAAAATGGTGACTTGAGGCCTCCATTATATCTTTCTAAACAAAAAAAGGTTTCGGAGATTCGAAGGGAAAGTTTAGTAGCTCGGTTAGCAATATGGATTTAGTATTTAGCTCATTGTGAGGTTTTGGATATGACATCAATTATCGTTTGGAGAAGATTCAAATGCCATCATCGAATCTTGATGTGGCTATATGATGAGTTacaaaaagtttattttttttcttaattgaaGTCGGCTGTTCGActgcatattttttttcttaattatggAAGCATGCATTCGCTTTTAGGTTTGGTTACATGGATATTAACCACATGTGAGTCCAGTTGATGGGGATGGATACTAGTCAAATTAAGAAGAACCATCAATCTTCAAATGCCGCGTGTATATTGAAGGATTCTCTAGAATGTTTTCAGCTAATGTCAAATTACTATGTTGGTCTAGTATGACCTGTGGAAGCATGCATTGGCCTTTTGTTCAGGGCATATTTTTTGGTGAAGATAAGAGCTCAATTTCAATTCACATTTAATCAATTAGTTATTTTCATTTTTATCACCTCTCAGGCACTTTATCTACAACAAAGTTCTTTCTTGTGCTTCAACTTGCAGAAAGCAAAGAGTTTAGGAATGGCAAAGTCAAGTTCTAGTGATGCTCAGGCACTCATTCGCTCCCTGCGATCTGCTTATGCTGCTACACCAACTAGTCTCAAAGTATTTAGTTTTTCCTTTACTCTTTTTTTGTTTGATAACATCCTCATTTGGTtgaaccaacttgatttcttTTTGGATCAAGTACTATAATCAGAGGTGCAAAAACTGACTCCTTGCATCTGCAATGCAGATTATCGATCTTTATGTTGTCTATGCAATCACCACAGCAGTAATTCAGGTATAACAGGAAAATTGACATTTCTCTCATCATTTCTCGACATGAaatgattttctggaattttgtgATCAAAGGAGTTTTAACGAGTCACTATAAGGGTTTTGCTGGAGTTGAAGTTAGTTGTTTATGGAATGTCTAATACCAAACCACATTCATATAGAGCGTCCAATCTTGTCAATACCACTATGATTTTGCGAAGATTGTAAAGGAATGATATTAAAGTTGTAACACGATGCATGCATAATTTCCATATCCTCAACTATGAAGACTAATTCATGTACCACTGATATGGTTGAGCTGGGCAGCATTTTAAGGGAGCACATGACAAATACTTCCTTGCCTAAAATCATCATTGATCAACAGTATGTGTGATTCAATGGCTACGCCATCATATATAAGTAAACATCCTTTTGAACACATCAAGCATATCTATCTGCTTTGATACAAATTGTTGACCTTATATAAGAAATGACTGACCCAAATTGTTAAAAGTCCAAGTTAGTATAGTGGTTTGCTCATCTAAACTTTTAAGATCCTTATTAATTCACAATGTGGAACTAAATTAGtttgtttggttcaagtcatcttTTAGTTAATTGCTCAAATTATTTAGGCATGGTTGTGAGTTTTCAACTTAACAAATAGTTCAGTTTCTATACAATCATCTCTGCTATGTCTACCCTAACTGCCAATTCAACAGATCATGTACATGGGAATCGTTGGGTCTTTTCCCTTTAATTCATTCCTCTCCGGAGTCCTGTCGTGCGTTGGGACAGCAGTTCTTGCAGGTATGAGCCTTTAACTGCACCTTATCGAGGAAGAGAAATAACATTGTTATGCTTGGCAATGCAGTTTGCCTCCGCATTCAAGTAAACAAAGAGAACAAGGAATTTAAGGTAACCTCTAACTCTCAAATCAAACTTAAGTGTACAAGCTCCACTTCtaaataatttcaataaaaaaaacaatTTCAGGATCTTGCACCTGAACGAGCTTTTGCTGATTTTGTCCTCTGCAACTTGGTGCTCCACCTGGTGATCATGAACTTCCTTGGGTAGATGGAACTCTGCTATAGCATTCttccttttttatatatattttttttagcttGAACTGTGGGACTTCAAGTTTGTTTTTCATGTTGCTGCTAACAAGATTTTGTCCTTGTTTATGGAAAATGAATGGAACTCCATGAATTGCTAGAGTAAATTTTTTGTGGAAACTTATTAAAAGCTAGTAAATTTG includes these proteins:
- the LOC122053417 gene encoding dolichyl-diphosphooligosaccharide--protein glycosyltransferase subunit DAD1-like, producing the protein MAKSSSSDAQALIRSLRSAYAATPTSLKIIDLYVVYAITTAVIQIMYMGIVGSFPFNSFLSGVLSCVGTAVLAVCLRIQVNKENKEFKDLAPERAFADFVLCNLVLHLVIMNFLG